The Chelmon rostratus isolate fCheRos1 chromosome 9, fCheRos1.pri, whole genome shotgun sequence sequence GTCCTCCGGTCCTCCGGTTGTTTGTGAGTTAACACATAGTGTTAACTCACAGAAATAAAGGCTGCTGGTCTTGGTTGTCTTTTCCAGTTTATCTTCAGCATTTTGAAGGTCTCCATCAACTcagttcaattttatttatatagcaccaaaaacacaaatcaccTTATCTGAGGGCacaggtacagaccaaactcttcatctacagagaccaacaattccctcatgagcaaacacctggCATCACACCCCTGTTCAAGTCAAGATAAAATGTTCATAGGAAAGCACACACGGGCTCTCTGGGTGAGAGATTTCTGTTGATCAGAGGGCTCTGGGTTTGCTCTTACCTGCACAGGTTCTGGATGGCCCTGGTGGCTAACAAGACCTCAGCCTCTCTCCACTGCATTTCTTCAGATATATGCTCCATAACGTaataaatcagtaaaataaatatggTGGAAAGTCAGAGTCagccaaaacactgaaatgtgtccTGGTGGCGCCCTGAAAGCTCACCTGACTGAGAGCTCGCCAAAGTACCGAGGCTGTGTCCTTATGGCAGCGGCCCAGGTCCAAATCTGATCTGTAAGATATGTACAGATATTACAGATCAGATCTGTAAGATATCTTACTAAGGTGTTCTCACGTGGATGAACAGGCGTTCTCCCCTGGATGAACAGGTGTTCTCACCTGTTTACCTAGTCAGGTATTCTGATGGTCTGATGGTTGTAAACAGTAAGCAggtggaggaagacagagaggatgaacCTGAGGAACACCGAGCCGACCAGGggaccccccacccccacagaGCCACACGCGCTCAGGTTATTTCACTTCTAAAGTTTTCTGCTTTAATATCCAAAAATATGGTATGAAGGTTGTAAAACAGACTTCCTGTTCATGCTCTgagctgtttctctctgactgaactcagaCGAGCTGCTGGAGCAAATACCTGGACGCACCAGAGGAGGCGgagcctgaggaggaggaggaggaagaggagcacgTTTTGATGGACAAGCAGCAGCTCCATGGCAACAACATGATTGACAGGTGTGCCTTGAGAGAGTGTTAAGTTGTACAGACCAAGGCCCCCTACCTGACGGTCAGCAGAAGGTTTCTAAAACATACCTGTGAGAGGCCGACCATGTGTTATGAAATGTTATTAATTTGATTTACAGCTGAGCTCACGACGTGTTCCTCAAGAGACTCAGTGATACGTCTGATACACAGTGAGAAGAAACTTTATGTTACTGTGAACACGAGTACAGATGGACTCCAGAGGTCACAAAGTGAAAGATTCTctttaacattttaatcagataatgtctgttttaaagtgaaaataagaaaaagagcAACATGAAGAAGTTTGGGCATCTGAACAGATTTGAGCTCTCCGATGTTTCGAGTTAGAAAGTTCGATCTTAAACGGCCGAGCAGTATTAGATAGTGAGGCAGACAATGATCGTCAACAGAACATTTCTTTACTTTCCTTCAGCATTTTAAACTTTATGCATCCAAACTGCTTTAACTGAAGCACAACACCTACACAGCGTGCTTAAAAGAACATGTTGTATAATAATCCAACGTTTACTGCACGATCAAACATCCCCGCGCTCACTAAGATGCTGCTTGTTCACCCGATGAAGATACAGCAGCCGGCTCCtgttcatcctcctcctcctcctcctgtcggCTGACAAACACATGCTTGACAGCTTCagatttccccagctggggattaataaaaagagaagaatGAGACAGGCCTGTTTATTCAGCAgcaaagaaactgaaatatatGTAACTGCCCCCAAGTTCATGATGACTCATCAAAAATCATTTCATGCTTTACaccaggggtgtccaaacttttttcacCGAGGgctgcaaacataaaaatataggAGGGGCTGGGCCACTTTCTACAGGTGAGGTATATAGCCTCACCTTTAGTgtattaaagttagaaaaatcaattcaaagttGGTTAAATTTGCTTTTTAGTTGAATATGATAACAGAAAAACtgccttcatcacagctttcagaaacagatttctattgatttattcagaaaaaggcTCGGCAGTTCATTCTCAGGACAGCAGCCTCAGGTTTCTTCTTAGTCAGGATGGTGACCCCCCCACagtacagagaaagaacaataaagggGGAAATGGGATGGGTACATTTCAAGCTGTTATTGAAGTTAGTAGGCTTTTAATGTCAGAAGAAACTTTTCAACATGAACAGACTGAACTGGCCTTAATAACAGGAGTGCACATCCTCTTAGTGAGTTACTCTGCTGACTTTCAGCTGTGCTGGTTTTTAAATCGCTTGAGGCTCCGACCATCCGGCTGCGCTGCTGATCTGATGCCACCagacaaatgtcactttgatccAGGAGCGATCGAATCCGCATCAGTTGAGATCATCTGATTGTGCGCAGTTTGTGCGCTGTGCACAGCGACGTGTGCTCTGCGTGGAAACAAGAAACACGCATTTAAGAAAGTGGAGCAGTGACAGAATGATGCGGCATTATTGATCGTTGTCACACGTGTACCTGCACACTAGTTATGTGCATGCGTGCTAATTAACACACGGATACTGTGGAATATATTTAAACTCAGCTGAAGCGGGAACAGCATTGCACTCAGCGGGAGCTGTGATGGGGGCCgtagtttggacacccctgctGTACACGAACAGAGGGattggaaatgaaaacacacagttagaCATACGTCACTGCGTGTTTAAAGGTTTATGTTTATTCATGAATTCTGAAACCTCTTTTTTTAAAGGGCTGTGATTTTTAACCTTCCTGTTTtttgacaggaagaggaagagaaagcgaggatggacagacagaggaggagaggacggcTGGACACCTGAACAGGTAACATGGTGACATCACCACCAACATTTATTATCATTGACAAAACTTATGTCCCCCTTCATCATCAGTTTAGACGAGTATCTCAGCAGGTATGTATCAGCGGAGGGTTTGAAAGCTGTTATTATGTCCGTAAATTAATATTTCTGGTTGTGAACGTAGTTGTTTAGATTTCAAACATGTGGTCAGTTTATCAAAATAATGTTTGAGACCGACAAATCATCTCAGCCGCTAACAGCCTGGCTCCGGCACGAGCTTTCAGTCAGCATCCATGGGCTTCATCCTGTGGACAAAGTCAGCGTCATTGTCAATTACACCAAAGTGACAGGAgaatagcacacacacacacacacacacacacagtgtagtgTAAATGCTGTGAGCTCATAGTGCAAGAACAGATGGCGGCAGGTTGTGTTTATGATGTCTATATaaagtgtttgtgctgtggggGTCACTGTCCAGTCTTTTTGGGTGTAAAGGGGACAGAGTTTAACATTCTTACAGCCTGGTGGATGAAGCTGTCATATCACCTGTTTTATCAGGTGTGttggatgatgatgtcacagtgcagtcAGGTACAAGTGGGttggatgatgatgtcacagtgcagtcaggtacaggtgtgttggatgatgatgtcacagtgcagtcaggtacaggtgtgttggtgatgatgtcacagtgcagtcAGGTACAGTGTGTGgatggtgatgtcacagtgcagtcaggtacaggtgtgttggtgatgatgtcacagtgcagtcAGGTACAGTGTGTGgatggtgatgtcacagtgcagtctggtacaggtgtgttggatgatgatgtcacagtacagtcaggtacaggtgtgttggtgatgatgtcacagtgcagtcAGGTACAGTGTGTGgatggtgatgatgtcacagtgcagtcAGGTACAGTGTGTGgctggatgatgatgtcacagtgcagtcaggtacaggtgtgttggatgatgatgtcacattgcagtcaggtacaggtgtgttggTCAGGTACGGGTGTGttggatgatgatgtcacagtgcagtcaggtacaggtgtgttggtgatgatgtcacagtgcagtcaggtacaggtgtgttggtgatgatgtcacattgcagtcaggtacaggtgtgttggtcaggtacaggtgtgtggatgatgatgtcacagtgcagtcaggtacaggtgtgtggatgatgatgtcacagtgcagtcaggtacaggtgtgtggatgatgatgtcacattgcagtcaggtacaggtgtgttggtgatgatgtcacattgcagtcaggtacaggtgtgttggtgatgatgtcacagtgcagtcaggtacaggtgtgttggtgatgatgtcacattgcagtcaggtacaggtgtgttggtcaggtacaggtgtgtggatgatgatgtcacagtgcagtcaggtacaggtgtgtggatgatgatgtcacagtgcagtcaggtacaggtgtgttggatgatgatgtcacattgcagtcaggtacaggtgtgttggatgatgatgtcacagtgcagtcaggtacaggtgtgtggatgatgatgtcacagtgcagtcaggtacaggtgtgttggatgatgatgtcacattgcagtcaggtacaggtgtgttggatgatgatgtcacagtgcagtcaggtacaggtgtgtgGATGGTGACGGCAGGAAAACGGAGGACTCAGGACATTTCCCTGAGGAACTCCACATGTTcctgaacacacagaacatgttggactgttcctttaaacaaTCAGTGTAACAGTCTGACTTGTGTCTGCAGTCAAACTGGTCCAGTCTGATGAAGAAACCCGTCAGACTCTCAGCCACAACCAGAACTGAAGATCTGAACCACTGGAGTTCTCCCACTAAGAAGAACGCCGAGGCTTCCAGTGTGAGCGGCGGTTCATTCCTCAGTTCTGACTGTCAGGTGAATGACGAGCCTTCCAGCACTGGGCGGAGTCAGTCAGCGGGCAGAGCTGCGTCACTGTGCTGTAACGACATCATCCACCAGACTCCGCCCACCATCCGGCCCCACCCCTTGCTTCCTGTCTCCTCCATGTTTGAGAGCAGTGAGGACTTCAGCTTCGACGAGTTTCTGACAGCTGAAAAGTTATAAGATGACTAATCAATGAGTCCGTCATTTCAGTTCTGAATTTTATATTGATCCATTCATCGGCTGTGAATGTGGGGAAGTACAAATGAACATATTCtaataaatgttttctgtagtttttacttttagtagtatttctccttcttttgtacattttgaCTAGAGGACACATTTCTGACCATGTTAACAGATTTATTGATCAGAAGAAATTAAAGTTGACGAGTCCAACAGGTTCaattctgcatgtttttattgttcagattacacagaacagcagcatgTCGATGAATACAAAGATAGTCCACCCAGTAATCAGCTGAAGTATCGATTAACGAGACAAAGTATTGATTAGTAACTGTAATCAGATAACAGGAAACAACAGGGACATCTGCAGTATGAATCATTCTTAGACATCATTGGTTTAGTATAGATGTGTCAGCAGTGACATCGTGATGACATCAGCGCTGGTGTGGCCGGGGCTGTTTGGCGTACTGGATGGCGTCAAGCGCGGCGCCGATGTCGAAGTTTTTGGCCTGAAGGAGACGAGTCAACCAGCCGCCTTCATCGGTGAAACCCATCGACAgcatgagagacagagactccACTAGGCGGGGGTCTGCCTCTGCGaggggggtcagaggtcagcggGGACATCATTCACAAGAATCCAACAGATCAGGGGGAGGACGGGGTCTTACCTTGGGGCAGGTGAGGGTACAGAGCAGCCTCCTTCAGACCTGTCGGACCCTGCTCTGCCGGCGGCGAGACCTGGTCCTGGTCCCTCGGCTGGAGGGACTGCAACTCTCCGGTGGAGGGGTCGACCTCTCTGGGGCTCAGGTGAGTCCACTCCTCATCGGAGTCTCTGCACACCTGAGGGGCAGACCGTGGCAGATTCACTGATTACAATGGAACAGAAGCATCACAGCTTTGAAGTTACCTGAAGCATCACACAGGTGAGCTGCTGTGAAAATCTGAACGATGTTTATGATcaactgacctttgaccccttgCTGGCTCCTCCCTCATCATTGGTCCCACCCTCACTGCTGGCTCCACCTTCATCGTTGGCCCCACCCCCAGCACTGACTCCACCCCTTTCCATgtctccctccacccccccactcTGAGAGGGAGGGCTCACCTTCGTCCTCTGGCCCTCGTGTTCCACGTCGATGTCTACGTCGATACCTGCATGCACACGACACCTGTTCACTCGCAGCAAACGGGGAACGCCCCCCTACATTGCTTCACACCAGCTGCCAATCAGAAACCTGGACTGAtgacagtgacatcactcaCCCAGTGGGCTCAACATGGCCGCCACACCCTCGCCAATGTTCTTAAGGAAGTCCACGTTTGCCTgggaggctgcagacagaggtcagaggtcacagtgatgtcactgatgatgaGCGGTCATTCATGATCGTTAGAACATTCAGTTATCAGTTAATTGATAATTATTGTCAGTTTATAAAGAAACACTGAGAAGGAAACACTTATTAAAAAAGTTTCTAACACTGACCAGAGGGGGCGCTGCAGTCAGCAGAAGGTCTGGAGGATCCAGGCTGATCCTgatcctggtcctggtcctggtctgcACTCGGGTTCTGAGCATGGTAAAGGTTCTGGTTCCACATGCAGTgtctcatcctcttcatccatTTCCCCCGAGGAAACCACTGCAAGCACAGAGTGAAGGGACGGTTCACCAAAACATCCTGACAGTCACAGCTCAGGGAATTAAAGCAGCTCCTTTCACCCCGAGTGCAGTCTGTCAGGCTCCTCTCGACACCCACCATACTACCAGTACACACATGTTATAGCATGTAGTCTGCAGTATAATCCATCTCTCTGTCATATacctataaacacacacacactaatttaTACactaatttatatatatatttatctgaAGAACGTGTGCAGTGATAGACGTTATTTAACCGTC is a genomic window containing:
- the LOC121611357 gene encoding MRN complex-interacting protein, which produces MVQEFHVLRCFSCQIFQVQQVKKANRWTCKLCGEKQSLLKEFGRGSGADCRLHVQKLNAMRGAVLEEQEHNIWSQSKQVEEDREDEPEEHRADQGTPHPHRATRAQTSCWSKYLDAPEEAEPEEEEEEEEHVLMDKQQLHGNNMIDRKRKRKRGWTDRGGEDGWTPEQSNWSSLMKKPVRLSATTRTEDLNHWSSPTKKNAEASSVSGGSFLSSDCQVNDEPSSTGRSQSAGRAASLCCNDIIHQTPPTIRPHPLLPVSSMFESSEDFSFDEFLTAEKL
- the sqstm1 gene encoding sequestosome-1 yields the protein MSVTVKAYLLGKDESVKEVRRFAVDQDVSCSFEYLSRKTAGVFSNLKSSSFNMYYRDEDGDLVAFSSDDELMMGLACMKDATFRLFIKEKKEHRRDFPLHAFPPFLFGHPPPPPPGAPQPPPPHMAPPPALHPNVTCDGCDGPVVGTRFKCSVCPNYDLCPACQARGTHTEHALLPIWHPLQWFPRGKWMKRMRHCMWNQNLYHAQNPSADQDQDQDQDQPGSSRPSADCSAPSASQANVDFLKNIGEGVAAMLSPLGIDVDIDVEHEGQRTKVSPPSQSGGVEGDMERGGVSAGGGANDEGGASSEGGTNDEGGASKGSKVCRDSDEEWTHLSPREVDPSTGELQSLQPRDQDQVSPPAEQGPTGLKEAALYPHLPQEADPRLVESLSLMLSMGFTDEGGWLTRLLQAKNFDIGAALDAIQYAKQPRPHQR